A window from Telopea speciosissima isolate NSW1024214 ecotype Mountain lineage chromosome 8, Tspe_v1, whole genome shotgun sequence encodes these proteins:
- the LOC122671434 gene encoding uncharacterized protein At2g33490-like, translating to MKSSLKKLKGFALHKNDAKEKRDHQPSAQLDELAQAEQDMQDMRNCYDSLLSAAAATANSAYEFSESLREMGACLLEKTALNDDEDSGRVLLMLGKVQFELQKLVDNYRSHIFQTITTPSESLLNELRTVEEMKRQCDEKRNVFDYMMAAQREKGRSKSAKGESFSPQQLQTAQEEYDEEATLFVFRLKSLKQGQTRSLLTQAARHHAAQLRFFRKGLESLETVEPHVKVVTERQHIDYQFSGLEDDYGEDGEDDDGYDGNDDGELSFDYGQIDHGQEVVSTSRNSMELDQADLSFPQVSTMEVSQENLDKSQGDLYAFGRKPSAGSQSAPIFAEKKSDVGERIRQMRPLSTRKFHTYVLPTPVDAKTSIPARSSNTVPQTRQTSLGGRTHNLWHSSPLEPKKHEKDSRDDTWSGIPVVKAQSVLKESNINSASIRLPPPLAGGLSPPQFDPRTASDSKKVKRQAFSGPITSRPWLSKPGFSASGPISGTEHPLLVSGMVSRVPIPQPSASPIVSPSASPPLISSPKISELHELPRPPISSVTNSTRPSGLVGHSAPLVARSQEHSTTNKSPNLTSKSASPLPTPPLTVSRSFSIPSSSQRAMALTRLSKAEEVASPPLTPISLTNIQPASTASEVVNQTEQIKDED from the exons GATATGCAAGATATGAGAAACTGTTATGATAGCTTGCTTTCTGCTGCCGCTGCCACAGCAAATAGTGCTTATG AGTTCTCAGAGTCACTGCGGGAAATGGGTGCCTGTCTGCTTGAGAAAACTGCATTGAATGATGATGAAGACAGTG GTAGGGTTTTGTTGATGCTGGGGAAAGTGCAGTTTGAACTTCAGAAACTTGTTGATAACTAT cgCTCTCATATTTTCCAGACCATTACAACCCCATCAGAGTCTCTTCTCAATGAACTTCGAACGGTGGAG GAGATGAAGAGACAATGTGATGAAAAAAG AAATGTATTTGACTACATGATGGCGGcacaaagagaaaaaggaaggtCAAAAAGTGCAAAAGGTGAAAGCTTTTCTCCCCAACAGTTACAAACAGCTCAAGAAGAATATGATGAGGAGGcaactttatttgtttttcgTTTGAAATCATTGAAGCAAGGACAGACTCGAAGTCTTCTGACACAGGCAGCGCGGCACCATGCTGCTCAG TTGAGATTCTTTAGGAAGGGACTTGAGTCTCTTGAGACAGTTGAGCCGCATGTGAAAGTGGTTACTGAACGGCAACATATTGATTACCAATTCAGTGGTCTTGAAGATGATTATGGAGAGGATGGTGAAGATGATGATGGTTATGATGGCAATGATGATGGGGAATTGAGTTTTGACTATGGCCAAATTGACCATGGGCAAGAAGTTGTTTCAACATCGAGGAATTCAATGGAG CTGGATCAAGCAGACTTATCATTTCCACAAGTGTCCACAATGGAAGTTTCACAG GAGAATCTAGACAAAAGCCAAGGTGATCTCTATGCCTTTGGTAGGAAACCTAGCGCTGGCAGTCAATCTGCTCCGATCTTTGCTGAGAAGAAATCTGATGTGGGTGAAAGAATAAGACAAATGAGACCATTGTCAACACGGAAGTTTCACACTTATGTATTACCCACACCAGTTGACGCAAAGACTTCGATACCTGCCAGATCAAGTAATACTGTTCCCCAGACAAGGCAGACAAGCTTGGGTGGACGTACTCACAATTTGTGGCATTCATCACCCTTGGAACCAAAGAAGCACGAGAAAGACTCTAGAGATGATACATGGTCAGGCATTCCCGTTGTAAAAGCACAATCAGTACTAAAGGAGAGCAACATTAATAGTGCCTCCATCAGGTTGCCCCCTCCTCTAGCAGGAGGGCTCTCGCCTCCACAGTTTGATCCACGCACTGCTTCTGATAGTAAGAAAGTCAAAAGACAAGCTTTCTCTGGTCCAATAACTAGTAGACCTTGGTTATCCAAGCCTGGTTTCTCTGCTAGTGGTCCCATCAGCGGAACTGAACACCCCCTACTAGTTTCTGGAATGGTTTCGCGTGTCCCAATACCTCAGCCATCCGCATCTCCAATAGTATCACCAAGTGCTTCTCCCCCTCTTATATCTTCACCCAAAATAAGTGAACTTCATGAGCTTCCTAGGCCACCAATCAGTTCTGTCACTAATTCCACAAGACCTTCAGGTTTAGTTGGTCACTCCGCCCCTTTGGTTGCCAGAAGTCAGGAACATTCAACCACAAATAAATCACCTAATTTGACCTCGAAGTCTGCATCTCCACTGCCAACGCCTCCTCTGACTGTTTCTAGGAGTTTCTCCATACCCTCGAGCAGCCAGAGAGCAATGGCACTGACGAGGCTCTCAAAGGCTGAAGAAGTTGCATCACCTCCTTTGACTCCTATTTCCTTAACAAATATCCAACCAGCATCAACTGCTTCTGAAGTAGTCAATCAAACTGAGCAAATAAAAG ATGAAGATTGA